Proteins from one Bufo gargarizans isolate SCDJY-AF-19 chromosome 8, ASM1485885v1, whole genome shotgun sequence genomic window:
- the LOC122945593 gene encoding sulfotransferase 1 family member D1-like, with translation MVVRPPLGDASGMPILGTFAENWANVQKFQAGEGDVLIDTYPKSGTTWISEIVDLILQNGDKKKAQRGAIFERVPFLEFAVPEIPTGTELLNAIKPPRVIKSHLSVQTLPNTFWEKNCKVIYVARNLKDVLVSYYHFNCMAPVFPDPGTFEEFLQCFIEGKVAYGSWSDHVKDWWKIRQERDILYLFYEDMLEEPKREIRKVMKFLRKDLPEDVLEKIYQSTTFKAMKENSMANYSTMPSHVMDFTISPFMRKGISGDWKSHLTVAQNELLDEYYKKEMSDTDLTFRF, from the exons ATGGTTGTCCGCCCCCCGCTGGGAGATGCAAGTGGGATGCCCATTTTGGGAACCTTTGCAGAAAACTGGGCGAACGTGCAGAAGTTCCAGGCTGGAGAAGGAGACGTGCTGATAGACACCTACCCCAAATCTG GTACCACCTGGATCAGTGAGATTGTAGACTTAATTCTACAGAATGGAGACAAAAAGAAAGCCCAGCGCGGAGCCATTTTCGAGCGGGTGCCCTTTCTGGAGTTTGCAGTGCCTGAAATACCAACAG GCACTGAATTGCTTAATGCAATAAAGCCTCCACGAGTGATCAAATCTCATTTATCCGTGCAAACCCTGCCGAACACCTTCTGGGAAAAGAACTGCAAG GTCATCTACGTGGCCCGAAATCTTAAGGATGTGTTAGTGTCGTATTATCACTTCAACTGCATGGCCCCTGTGTTCCCAGATCCTGGAACTTTTGAAGAGTTTCTACAATGCTTCATAGAGGGAAAAG TTGCTTATGGATCATGGAGCGATCACGTCAAGGACTGGTGGAAGATAAGGCAGGAGAGAGACATCCTCTACCTCTTCTATGAGGATATGTTAGAG GAACCAAAACGTGAGATCAGAAAAGTAATGAAGTTCTTGAGGAAGGATTTACCTGAAGATGTCCTGGAGAAGATTTACCAGTCCACCACCTTCAAGGCTATGAAAGAGAACAGCATGGCCAACTACAGCACCATGCCTTCCCACGTCATGGACTTTACCATCTCACCCTTCATGAGGAAAG GGATCAGTGGAGACTGGAAGAGCCATCTCACCGTGGCTCAAAATGAACTACTTGATGAATACTACAAGAAGGAGATGTCTGACACCGATCTGACCTTCCGCTTCTAA